A window of Methanobrevibacter ruminantium genomic DNA:
TTGCTTTTTTTTTTTTTTTTTTTTTTTTTTTTTTTTTAATCGTAATATTAATAAGGCTTGCTTATTTATTTTTTTATTTTCTTTTTTATCTATTTTTTAAAGAAAACTCTGAACTATCATGAATTTAAGTCAAAGTATTCATGCCTATAGCTGGAGCTTGAGTTTTTCAAATCAACATCCCCTTCCCATCTGGAGGGTTTGTAATTGTATTTTCCCTCAAACATCACTGAAACGTGATAGTTCCTTTTTTCAAGGGACATTACTCTTGCCTGACCCTTTGCATTTGTTGTCATGCTATAGGATTTTGTCCTGTTTTCATCATCGGTTATATTGATGGAAAGTGGCATATCATTTAGTGGAACATACCTGAAACTCTCTGGAGTCAACTTAGAGTTATCTTTATGAAGCAGATAGACAGTCATATATTCCCCATTGGAACTTGCGCTGTGTCCATAGCAGGTTATTTCAGTTTCCAAATTGGTTGAAGGATAAAGATATGATAGAGTCAATATGACCGCTACAATGAATAGTATTACGATGGATTTCTTTAACATATTTAACAGCTTTTGATTTTTTATTCCCTAAATGGGTGTTGTAGTATGTTATTTCACTTGTTTTATTCCATATAATCGTGTGATAGCATGTAATTTCACTTAATGTATTTCTCTTAAATTATGTTATAGCATATCTTTTCACTTAATGTATTTCTCTTAAATTATGTGATAGTATATCATTTCAATTAATGCAATTATGAAACACAGGATTATTGAAATTATTATGATATATGGAGCATGCTTTCGGTATATTGGAGGTTCCCTCTTGAACATCAGCAATATGATTCCATAGACCAATCCCCCTACTGGGAGCATTATTGATAATATGTATCCTATTGCAACTATGATCTTATTCGTCAAAGTCAGTTCCTCTTCCTCAAGGGTTGCTGCTCCAACAGCATCCTTTTTCTCTTTCTCTTTGATAAGTTCTGTGGCATAATCGTCTTCTCTCATTTATCTCACATCAAATCTTTGTTAATGAATAATTCTTTCTAGGGGGTGGTAGAATATAATTTCTTCAAGTCTTATAAATATGAGTTTTGAACAATATTTAAAATCCTTATGATTTTTAGTTGATTTTTGAACAGAAATAGAAATTATGATTAGTTTTATAGATATTACGATTCATTAAAAATAGAATGGTCTCATTATATGAAATCAGCTGAAAATTATTTAGACTTTTCATGATTTCATAAAACAAAGTTTAATCTGCAATGATGCTTGTTAGAACAATATATGGTCCATTAATATATAGGTGAATATCTGATCCCTTTTAGAATATTCTCCATTGTCTTTGATGATTCGATTCCTTAATTTTCTTTTAGGGATTTATTCATGGTCTTTGATGATTTGATTCCTTAATTTTCTTTTAGGGATTTTATTCATGGTCTTTGATGACTTGAATCCTTAATCAATGTAAATTACCTTGTCTATAAATAGTTTGTTGCCGCATAGTGGGCATATCTCATCCTCATCGATAAAGCTAATTCCCTTTAGGCAATTTGGGCATGAATTCAATCTTGTTTTGCGCTCATTGAAGTTTATGTAGAAATCTTCATCTTTGATGCTTATCACACATTCCGTTTTCTTGAAGGTGTTGATTAGGTGTTTCAGGTATTCAAGCATGATATGGTTCTTGTCTTCCAAAAGCTCATAGTCAGTAGTGAAATTATTGATCAGGTCCTTGAAATACCTTTCGTTTTCCAATAGAAAATAGTATATTTCCAAAACTGATCTCCTTTTTTTGATAATCTCATGCAGCTTCAATGATCTGCCGTATTTCTCTTCTATGAATTTGCGCTTATCAATCAAGCTGCTTTTCAGTATCTTTATTGCATCTTGGCAGTTGTATAGACAGTTCTTCATGTCAATTTCAAAAACCTGGATGTTCCTATTGCAGTTTGTGCAGAATGTCTCCTTGATGATTCCCGTAAGGGCTGAGGATTTGCTTTCTTCCATTGCTAAAGTGGCACTGCTTGCCACTTTAACTTCATTTTTCGAGTTCAGATAAAAAACAGATTCAAGCTTATCAGTTTGGAATTGCACTTTTCGCATCTATATATGATATGGTGTGTCATTTGCATCACAAACCCTATTTTAAGTTTTGCTTTTAGCCATGTCATGTTTTCCTATCCCTTTTTAAATATTTAAAACTGATTTTTGAATCATTTTTAATATTTTTTATTTTTCTTGATTAAAAATTAAACAAAAATAAGAAAATATGGTGTTTTTTTTTTAAGTTTATTAAGTCTATAAAATAAAAATTCACTGAGCCATTTAATTGATGAATGTTTTTTAAAATTCCTGATTATTTTTAGACAAAATTAGACTTTTTTAATGGGGTGCTTTTAATGAATTTTTTTATTGTAAAAAGTTTGTTGTTTAAAGTTTTTTGGTTTTTTTATCTTAGCATCTAATGGAATATCTTTTGCTCCATCCTCTCTAGTGTATGCCACCTTAGGCATACTTTTGTTTTGTATCTTTTTTGCATTATGTAATGTGTTTTTGATACTTTTTGTTTTGTATCTTTTTTGCATTATGTAATGTGTTTTTGATACTTTTAATATCTATAAAAAAGAAGTGTTTACATTATTTGAAAAAATAATCTTATTCTTAGGTAAACAAATAAAAAAGAGTAAATAGTTGTTAAAGGAATAGATTTATCCCCTAATGCAACTATCAAGGTAGTTTTCAATGTCTTCCTCAGACATTTCGCTCCAGTTTTCCCTGATTCCCCTTTTAAGAGTGTTCAAGTATTCCTCGCAAGGTTCGTTGTATGGGCGTAATTCGTCATTGCTTATTGTAAGCATTTCAAATCCGTCCATTTCTCCAAGTGATATGATATCCTCATACCAATTGCCGTATCCTGGGCTGCGACCGCCATTCTCTTCAGCAGCTACATGCTCGAATTGCTCTCTGGTGATGAGATATGCAACTCCTAAAGCATGGCCATCTTTGGTTGTATCCAAAAAGGACACTCCACATCCCTCCCATGAAGTGGAATAATTTCCAAAGTACATGTCGTATGGGATGTCAATGGCTCTTTTTTCAAGAGGTCTTGTAGGATCTTCGCAAGGGTCTCTATATGAGGAACTGCCTTCAAAGCATCCTCCTTCGATGTAGCAAAGGAATCTTTCTTCTAGCATGTTGCTTCCATAGGATACATACCAGATGTATTCCTTCCATGAATCTATTTTTTCAAGTCCTTCAGTGTCTTGAGCATATTCATAGATGTAAGCCAATTCCTTGCTAGTAGTTTCCCTGCATTTGCGGATGTAAAGGCTTCCTTCCCCTTCAAGCATGTCTATTGAAGTCATGTCATTTTCATGAACTTCGTAAAGTTCCCCAATGATTCTTGCATTTCCAGGTATGATTGCAGGATACCATCCTCCCACATCATACATGTCATATCCTTCAATGGCAGCTTTGCCTAAGCAGGTGCTGTTTTCAAGGAAATGGTGATTGGATTCTCCAGTCATGAGTGTTCCGTAAACAAACACTTTCCTTGCATTGAAGTATTTGTTTATTTCAAGGATTTTGTCCTTGTAGTCTTCTCCCCATGGTCCTTTGAAATCCTCTTCTCTTTCAAGAGCTTCAAATTCCTTGATGATATTGAGTATCATTTCAGTGAATTTGGAGTTGAGTTCAGGATAAAGATCAATGAATTCTCGAAGCCCACCTCTCTTGAAGATGTTTAAAGCTTCCATTTGGCCTTCAAGTCCATATAATCCATGTCCTCTCAAGTGTCTCATAGTGCAGCATTCCAATCCTCGGATTAGAGGAGTTTCAATCTTTTGTCTTAATTGAGAATCTCCTGTTAAGTATGATTTCATAAGAATGGATGAGCAGATGTATGTTGGTTCATGGCAGAAGTCAACCCTTGCATCTGAAGGGATTCTGTAAGTGGAGAATAGCTTGAAGCTACCGTCCTTGTCCTGAAAATCTAATATGGTGTTTAGATTTTCGAAATCTCCTTCTTCAAGGATGTTTCTGAGGGTTGATTTCATTTCGTAAAGTTTTTCAATGTTTGGTTCGTTTAATCTAGTTAATTTTAAAGTGGTCATGTTATCATCTCCGTGTTGTTTTTAAAAGAAGCTTTGGTGTAATTTTTTAAAGCTTGTTATTAGGATTTGATGTTATCCTTATAACATTATATTTAAGTTTTTAATAGTATATATACTTTTTGGTTTTTCATATAAAAAAACTATTTAAATTAAGAAAATTAATAAGAAATTAATGGTGATAAGATGGGGGATAATGATAATTACAAAAAATTAAGGAAACCATATGACATTAGTTTGCCTTTTTTTGCATATGGTGTGCTTAAGCCTGGAGAGATAGCATATTCAAGGATAAAAGACCTTATTTATGAAAAGAATGAAGCATGTGTAAATTATTCCATGAAGCATAGGGATGGAGTTCCTATATTGTTCTCTAAAGAGATGGATTTCGAAGAAACCTGTGGTTATATATTCCATTTCAGTGATGGTGATGAAGCTTATAAAACTATTATTGATGCCATATCCGGCAATTTATACAAATGGGGCACAATTGATATAGGGACAGAAAAAGTAAATGTCCTATTTGGAAGAAAACAGTCAAATGGAAGCAATGATATTGAAGATCCAGTTGATAGAAAGTGTTACTGCGGAAAAAATGACCCTCTATTTAAGGAAGGAATCCAATTAGTTAAGGAAAATTTAGGATCAGGAATATTTCGTAAGGAAAAGGGATTTTTCAATCTGCAGATGAATTACATGTTGCTATGGTCTGCAATAGATAGGTACTGTAAGTTAAGGTATTATAGAAAAAAGGAGCATGAAAGTCGTGAAGAGTTATCTAAAGAGAAAGTCTTTAGGAAAGCATTGAATATATATGCTGGTGGAAAGCATTATAGGCCTATATATAATACTGATAATTTATTTAAAAACGTATTTGATTTGAGTAATCCAAAGTATTGCCTTAATTATTATTATACTCTTAGATGCAATATTGTGCATAGAGGAAAATCAAGCCATAGTGATATTGATTTGCTTATGGAAGCAACAGAAGATCTTTTAAATATATTTGAATATATGCTTGATGATGCTTTTGGTGAAGAATAATTAAAAAAAGAAAAATGATGAAAATTCATCATTTTTTACATTTAAAATAAAGTTGTTTGCTTTGATTTTTTCTTAGATTTAACTTTA
This region includes:
- a CDS encoding gamma-glutamylcyclotransferase family protein — encoded protein: MTTLKLTRLNEPNIEKLYEMKSTLRNILEEGDFENLNTILDFQDKDGSFKLFSTYRIPSDARVDFCHEPTYICSSILMKSYLTGDSQLRQKIETPLIRGLECCTMRHLRGHGLYGLEGQMEALNIFKRGGLREFIDLYPELNSKFTEMILNIIKEFEALEREEDFKGPWGEDYKDKILEINKYFNARKVFVYGTLMTGESNHHFLENSTCLGKAAIEGYDMYDVGGWYPAIIPGNARIIGELYEVHENDMTSIDMLEGEGSLYIRKCRETTSKELAYIYEYAQDTEGLEKIDSWKEYIWYVSYGSNMLEERFLCYIEGGCFEGSSSYRDPCEDPTRPLEKRAIDIPYDMYFGNYSTSWEGCGVSFLDTTKDGHALGVAYLITREQFEHVAAEENGGRSPGYGNWYEDIISLGEMDGFEMLTISNDELRPYNEPCEEYLNTLKRGIRENWSEMSEEDIENYLDSCIRG